A segment of the Cricetulus griseus strain 17A/GY chromosome 6, alternate assembly CriGri-PICRH-1.0, whole genome shotgun sequence genome:
CTGTTCAGCCAGGCCAGTGCAGCTATAGTTTGAATGAGACTACGGGCTGTGGTGCAGGTTCCATGAGGGGACCATTACAGAGACACCATGATAATATGTCATTACATCCATCATGGTGACCACCCAGGTGATCAACAGACTCTGAGGACCCAGTGCTCCATGCCAGGCACTGAGTTGGCACCGGTCATGAGAAATGAGCAAAGCCGCTGCAGCCCTTTCCTCCCTAGAGGGAGGCCAATTAAACAGTACAGCTGTGGCCCTTTTGTTACTGAATTGCAATTCCAGAAATACCTCCATTTtctgcagacaggaagagaggacaaTTATTACCCTTCTAAATAGCTGCAGTGGCCCTAAAGCCACCAACCTTTCAGTGCTCCTTAGAGCAGCATGTAGGAACAAGTAGATGTTCTGCCTCCAGCATTTCAAAACAGGATATAAATACTCAACTACAGAACACACCAGCTTAGAATTCCCCagtgaaaactgaaaaacaaggtagacagaaAAGCTTCCCAAAGCGTGGTGCCATACCATGTAGCCATTAGTGGGGGAAACAATGCTGTTTAAGGCTTCAAGAGAACCCACTTCTCTGTACCTGAGCAtccacagaggaaagagaaagatgcaaGCTTATCCCAAGGGCTTACTGACCCCAGACTTTCCGaacctgattcttttttttccttcgaaTTCAAGCTGCCAGGGAATGAATAAACATGGTAACTTTCAATTTAAGCAGACACCTAGGGATCGTCCCAGTGCAGAGCAGTTAAAGGGAAAATCTCTAATGCCCTTTGCACAGACCTCCCAGGCTTAAAAACATGGACAGTTTTGCTCCTTCCCAACATTTGCATAGAAAGCTGTTTCCGACGCCTGTTCCCATCCCATCGGGCCCTGTTCTAATCAGCCAGCAGGCTCTCCATGTACCTACTGCAGTCTTTGGCCAATGTGGTAAGCTGTGTGCAGCTGTAGAAGCCACATGTCCCCATCCGCAGAAAGGAGGGGCTGAGTCAAAAGCCACTAAACTCACTCTCCTCTGCCTTACCAAGCCCTCTCACTGAAAGCCATTGTGTAGGCTGAAGAGGGAAATAAAGGAAGGGTGGGACTTTTTCCTGGCCTCCCTGCAGACTACAAGGTGAAGTAAAAGCACAGTGGCTACTCCCTAACAGCTCTGGAGAAGTGCAGGCCACAGGGGGCTCCACCAACACAGGCTTCTCACTCTGAATCTGTACTGGGCACCATTGTCTGGTAATGAGCTGAGCTCAATTTCGTACCATGTATTTTTGTAGCATAACTAATCCCTTATATTTATGATTTTCACCcacatgtcttttttgtttgtttgctttaaggGGGGGAACCCTCACCTTTGAAGCAACCTATACCTCTTAGCAGCTTGGCTTCAGGGGAGACAGGCTCTGATGCAGACCGGCAGTGCAGATGCATGGCTTTGTCTTTTCCAGTGTTAGCATTTCCTGAGTTAGCAAAAGGCCAACAGTTTAAGGTGAGATGCTAGCAGGATACTGTATCTTCACTTCAGACAGCTAAATGTTTGTCATTAAAACTTAATAGTCACACTTACTAGCCCTTTAACTAGGTATTCTTTAGCTAGGTAGAACTTTTCTTGCCCTACAGCTTTTTTAGGTTGGCAAAAGCTGGCATCATTGAGACTAAGATGGATCCTGCCATCCTTCTCTAATCTGTTCAGTTGCAGGCACCGACAACAGCAAGGCAATTGCTTTTTCCTTCTAAACCTATTCATCACCACCCATCCATTGCATCTGAGACCACCTCTACTCCTTCTCCATGAAGTCAGTAAGAGAAATGATCAACCTACACAGGCTTAGGCAGAGTTCTTAGAATGTATTTTTGTTCacctgaaaaataaaacttttaaaaaatatacaggaCTTTTAAAGTACAGGTATATCTTGAATGGCTGAATTACAAATAATGTCTCTGGTTGTGTTCACAGCTAGGGCTGGAGAAAATGTCCCAATTCCAGTGAAGGCTTTGGAGAGTCGGGAGGCCAGCTGGACCACAGTGGTCTTGCCAGACTCTGATTCACCCCAAAGTGAATTTAAACAGTCCATAAAGCAGGGTCACCAGGGGAGGAGGAATGGACTCCCAGATATTCTCCCATGAGTCCCGAGGATTCTTGGAATAAGAGATCAATttacaaattattaaaatataggaCTAAAAATTCACACCATAAATATAAATTACAGGCTATTATTGAAGTTATAAAGTGGCATTTTATGTTTCTTCCCCCCCAAGTCTctcatcaaaaatttaaaaagtcccCATGGGCCTCCTAATGACCCAAGTCCTCATCAGCTGTGAAGCAATCTCCAAGCCCAGACACCTTGGGGTGTCGGCAGCCTGCTGGGAAGCTGCCAGCTTAGGAGCTACTTTCTTGCCCAGGACAGGACATGGCTTAAATCAAGACTGTTGTCCTGTAAACTTAAATCAGAGCTAACTACAAGGTAGGCCAGAAAACTGAATAGACAGTTCAGGTCCAAGGTGGGCagggttcttgtttgtttcttttttaagtagcTCATTTCCCAAAAAGGAAACACTAAGGGGTTTGATCTCTGTCACTACCTACACTCAATTGCCTAAAAGCAAGTGGCAGAGGAAATGGAATCCAAATTGAAGAAGTATAATTCTTGCTGCCCTagagctgtgtgtgtgcgtgtgtgtgtgtgtgtgtgtgtgtgtgtgtgtgtgtgtgtgtattcctggagctctgtgtgtgtgtgtgtgtgtgtgtgtgtgtgtgtgtgatgtgtgagtgtgtgtgtgtgtgtgtgtgtgtgtgtgtgtgtgtgtgtgtgtgtattccttgaCATTTGTCACCACCTAGAAAACTCGCTGTATTTAAGTGGGAGCTTATCAAGCTGCCAATTCAATCTTCCCATGGCTGGTCTCTTCACGGCTATCTCTGCACACGCCTAAGCTTGACTCCTACCTTCTGTTCTTTCTGATCCTATAAAGTAACTCAAAACCAGAGCACATCAAAGCTCTCTCTGGTTTTGAAACTGATTTTGTCCTAACAGCAAGCTGCTGTGTTGTTTCAGgctcagaaaaataggaaatgCAAAAATGAGTAAGACGAGATCTAGAAGggcaagaaattaaataagatctGGAACCAGATAAGATAATTCAGGAGACGGAAAAGGAATGAGAGAAAGCACTTGCCAATCACTATACTTAAAAAGGCTTGCTCTTCCTAAAGGAATTCTGTGAGGGGAAGGGACTGATCTAAACACAGCACTTACTCCTCTCCATTGCCCCTGGCATATATCCAGATACTCAGGGCTACAACAGGAAGCCACTTTGGTGGGAGCTCTAGGATGGGAACCAGAGGGGTATCGGCACATTCCCCACCCTCCCTAAACTGTATCTACTGCTAAGGTTTATCCACTGTCATGTTAGCAGTCTAAGAATGGACATACTTTTGTGTAACAATGTCAGGAAGTTATCTTCCTTGGAACAGGTGAAAGAGTAGGtgatggaaacaaacaaacaaacaaacaaaacaaaacaaaacaaaaaacccagctgtGTTTGTGCCCTTCTGGCTAAGTGCAGATTGGAGGCCAGCAAATAGCCCTTGCTGGACCCCCACCATTCAGTAGCTACCCAGGGTGTGGGGAAATACATAGAGTTCTATGTGATTATAGCTTCTAGTGCATATGTCAACAACTATATACAGGGATCTATAAATTAAACGCTTGTCTGGCCACTGCAACTAGGTTGACGTACCTGAGCTCCGCTACTTTTGGTGCTCTCCTCTTTTAGAGAGCTtcagcttatttaaaaaaaaaaaaaaaaaaaaaaaaaagagccccaacacaactccctcccctcccctgagtCTTGGGGATGGGGCGCCCGAGTCACCCCCTGCTTTAGGATACACCAGAGCTAGCGGCGCAGAAGGGCTGGGTGCTaggctctccccacccccccacccccagctcccctTATGGCTCAGGGCCCTGGCGCAGCACGGTGCTGGGAAGATCAAACCCCGAGTCCCCGGCGAATCGTGGTCCCTTGGCTGAAGATCCGTTTGTGCGTTGCCCGCTCCCGGGGCAAGCTGGCGATCGCTGAGGTGTGTGGGGGCgttcgctcgctcgctcgctcgctcgcgtAGGGGTCACTCCGGAGGGCTCCGGAGCCGGTCCTGCTGCAAAGTCCTGCCTATGGGCTTGGGGAACGAAGATTCCCGACCGCCCCCAAGGCGGAGAGGGTCAACGACTCCGGGGCGCTGCAGCCGCTTCCTCTTCGTCCTCGTCCGGCCCCCGCGGCCGCTCGAGCGGCCCGGCCGGGGGGTTGTCTGCAGCGGGTTCCGGGGGCGCCGGCCCCGCCGCCTGCAGCGGGGGGGCGTCGCGTGGCGCCTCGCGCGGGACGACGGTGGTGTTGGGCCCCGCCGCCGCCCCAGAAGTCCCAGACGGGCCGGTGGCGTTGGAGCCGCCGGGGGGCGGGCCGGCGGCTCCCCCCGAGGTCCCGGCGCCCACCGGCTGCCAGATGAGGCTGTAGTAGACGGCCAGTACGATGGCGGCCAGCGACACGGAGAGCACGTAGGCGAACACCGTGGCGAGCCGGACCCACTTCTTGTTGGTCTTGGCCGCCATCTTCGCCTTCTTGTCCCCGGTGTAGGTGGCCGGCTTGCCCCGCTCGGCCGCCGCGTCGCGCTCCTTCATGGGGGGCCCCCGGCCTTTGGCCCGGTGCTCCACGGCCCCGGCTGGAG
Coding sequences within it:
- the LOC113836408 gene encoding putative transmembrane protein INAFM2; the encoded protein is MKERDAAAERGKPATYTGDKKAKMAAKTNKKWVRLATVFAYVLSVSLAAIVLAVYYSLIWQPVGAGTSGGAAGPPPGGSNATGPSGTSGAAAGPNTTVVPREAPRDAPPLQAAGPAPPEPAADNPPAGPLERPRGPDEDEEEAAAAPRSR